Proteins co-encoded in one Polaromonas vacuolata genomic window:
- a CDS encoding Bug family tripartite tricarboxylate transporter substrate binding protein, with protein MAGLACAMALFLAPVSSVLAQSKVIRLIVPYAPGGPIDVTARMMAEGVRNTLGTVIIENKPGAGGNIGLDMLAKAAPDGMTIGIAAVATNAINPWLYSKMPFNAATDFAPITQMLRVPNVLVMNAETAKRLNINSVADLIKYAKANPAKLNYASGGNGSAGHLAGEIFKARAGVFALHIPYNGGNPAQLALQGGQVDFNFDNLATAAAGIKSGKLKALAVTTLARSSALPDVPALSETLKGFEIDTWWGLVAPAGTSKDVIAKLHHAFAAALNSPEIKSRFALLMAEPVASTPEEFARLMKNELAKYEKVVKASGAKVD; from the coding sequence ATGGCGGGCCTGGCTTGCGCCATGGCTCTTTTTCTTGCACCCGTTAGCAGCGTACTGGCGCAATCAAAAGTCATACGCTTGATAGTGCCTTACGCACCCGGTGGTCCGATAGACGTGACGGCACGCATGATGGCTGAAGGGGTAAGAAATACCTTGGGCACGGTGATCATTGAAAACAAGCCGGGTGCCGGCGGCAACATCGGTTTGGACATGCTGGCCAAGGCTGCGCCCGATGGTATGACGATTGGAATTGCAGCCGTTGCAACCAATGCGATCAACCCTTGGCTCTACAGCAAAATGCCGTTTAATGCAGCGACGGATTTCGCACCCATCACGCAAATGCTGCGTGTGCCAAACGTGTTGGTGATGAATGCCGAAACCGCCAAGCGGCTAAATATCAACAGCGTAGCGGACTTGATTAAATATGCAAAAGCCAACCCAGCCAAACTCAATTACGCCAGCGGTGGCAACGGCAGCGCTGGCCATTTAGCCGGTGAAATTTTCAAAGCCAGAGCCGGTGTTTTCGCGCTGCACATTCCCTACAACGGTGGTAATCCAGCGCAGCTTGCCTTGCAAGGCGGTCAGGTCGATTTCAATTTTGATAATTTGGCAACGGCGGCTGCGGGTATCAAGTCAGGCAAGCTCAAAGCACTGGCTGTGACGACTTTAGCGCGCAGCAGTGCCTTGCCCGATGTGCCAGCGTTATCAGAAACGCTCAAGGGCTTTGAGATTGATACTTGGTGGGGCTTAGTTGCACCGGCCGGTACGTCCAAAGATGTGATTGCAAAACTGCATCATGCCTTTGCCGCAGCGCTCAATTCACCCGAAATCAAAAGCCGCTTCGCCTTGTTAATGGCCGAACCAGTAGCCAGTACGCCAGAAGAGTTTGCCCGCCTGATGAAAAACGAGTTGGCTAAATATGAAAAAGTAGTCAAGGCGTCGGGTGCTAAGGTGGACTAA
- a CDS encoding 3-deoxy-D-manno-octulosonic acid transferase: MNRLMLRLYALVMWLSQPLLRRKLARRGQLEPGYGYAVAERFGHYSQPLETRSELVWLHAVSLGETRTAAPLLAVLREHYPDLRILLTHGTATGREAGRALLRAGDVQVWQPWDSPAVVRRFLHHFKPRLGLLMETEVWPVTLAEARRCALPMLLVNARLSEKSLAQALRLASLSRPAYSGLSAVLAQTEADASRFARLGVTRLSVSGNLKFDVSLDAALLAKSRLWKRAEPLLLFASSRKGEEIDFLSQIRQFKDQPKRLVSPRFLLVPRHPQRFDEVAELARGLGLSVSRRSSWSDAGPSASAEAMQADVWLGDSLGEMALYYALADAALLGGSFAPLGGQNLIEAAACACPIVMGPHTFNFAQAAEQAQACGAAQRVADMTQGFAAAMALISHPQQLSDAARASLAFAAGYSGAARLTFKALQPFLRD; encoded by the coding sequence GCAGAGCGCTTTGGCCACTACAGCCAGCCGTTAGAAACGCGAAGTGAGCTGGTGTGGCTGCATGCGGTCTCGCTCGGTGAGACGCGCACAGCAGCGCCCTTGCTGGCGGTTTTGCGTGAACACTATCCCGACCTGCGCATCTTGCTTACTCACGGCACGGCCACCGGACGCGAGGCGGGCAGGGCGTTATTGCGTGCGGGTGATGTGCAGGTCTGGCAGCCTTGGGACAGCCCTGCGGTGGTGCGGCGGTTTCTGCATCACTTTAAGCCGCGCCTGGGACTGTTGATGGAAACCGAGGTCTGGCCGGTCACGCTAGCCGAGGCTAGGCGCTGCGCTTTGCCCATGCTGTTAGTCAATGCCAGGTTGTCTGAAAAATCCCTTGCCCAAGCCCTGCGATTGGCCAGCTTATCGCGCCCAGCTTATAGCGGTTTAAGCGCTGTACTCGCGCAGACTGAAGCCGACGCTAGCCGCTTTGCCCGCTTGGGCGTGACGCGGCTAAGCGTGTCTGGCAACCTCAAGTTCGATGTCAGTCTGGATGCTGCCTTGCTCGCCAAAAGCCGCCTCTGGAAGCGGGCCGAACCGCTGCTGCTGTTTGCCAGCTCGCGTAAAGGTGAGGAAATCGATTTTCTAAGCCAGATTCGCCAGTTTAAAGATCAGCCCAAGCGATTAGTTAGCCCGCGTTTTTTGCTAGTCCCGCGTCACCCCCAGCGCTTTGATGAAGTCGCCGAGTTAGCGCGCGGTCTGGGTTTGAGCGTTTCGCGTCGCTCCAGCTGGTCAGATGCCGGCCCAAGCGCCAGCGCTGAGGCGATGCAGGCCGATGTCTGGCTGGGCGACTCACTCGGCGAAATGGCCTTGTATTACGCGCTAGCCGACGCGGCATTGCTAGGCGGCAGCTTTGCGCCCTTAGGTGGACAAAATCTGATTGAAGCCGCCGCCTGCGCTTGCCCCATCGTCATGGGCCCCCACACATTTAACTTTGCCCAAGCCGCTGAGCAAGCCCAAGCCTGCGGTGCAGCCCAGCGCGTAGCCGATATGACTCAAGGCTTTGCCGCCGCTATGGCGCTGATCAGCCATCCGCAGCAATTGTCTGATGCAGCCCGTGCCAGTTTGGCGTTTGCCGCTGGCTATAGCGGAGCGGCACGCTTGACGTTTAAAGCCTTGCAGCCATTTTTGCGTGATTGA